The Oncorhynchus kisutch isolate 150728-3 unplaced genomic scaffold, Okis_V2 Okis01b-Okis20b_hom, whole genome shotgun sequence genome contains the following window.
CTAACCCTGACCAATGGCAGCGCTGTAGATCTAACCCTGGCCAATGGCAGCGCTGTAGATCTAACCCTGACCAATGGCAGTGCTGTAGATCTAACCCTGACCAATGGCAGTGCTGTAGATCTAACCTTGACCAATGGCAGTGCTGTAGATCTAACCCTGACCAATAGCAGCGCTTTAGATCTAAACCTGGCCAATGGCAGTGCTGTAGATCTAACCCTGGCCAATAGCAGCGCTGTAGATCTAACCCTGGCCAATGGCAGCGCTGTAGATCTAACCCTGACCAATGGCAGCGCTGTAGATCTAACCCTGGCCAATGGCAGCGCTGTAGATCTAACCCTGACCAATAGCAGCGCTGTAGATCTAACCCTGGCCAATAGCAGCGCTGTAGATCTAACCCTGACCAATAGCAGCGCTGTAGATCTAACCCTGACCAATAGCAGCGCTGTAGATCTAACCCTGGCCAATAGCAGCGCTGTAGATCTAACCCTGGCCAATGGCAGCGCTGTAGATCTAACCCTGGCCAATAGCAGCGCTGTAGATCTAACCCTGGCCAATGGCAGCGCTGTAGATCTAACCCTGGCCAATGGCAGCGCTGTAGATCTAACCCTGGCCAATAGCAGCGCTGTAGATCTAACCCTGGCCAATGGCAGCGCTGTAGATCTAACCCTGGCCAATAGCAGTGCTGTAGATCTAACCCTGGCCAATGGCAGCGCTGTAGATCTAACCCTGGCCAATGGCAGCGCTGTAGATCTAACCCTGGCCAATGGCAGCGCTGTAGATCTAACCCTGACCAATGGCAGCGCTGTAGATCTAACCCTGACCAATGGCAGCGCTGTAGATCTAACCCTGACCAATGGCAGCGCTGTAGATCTAACCCTGGCCAATAGCAGCGCTGTAGATCTAACCCTGGCCAATGGCAGCGCTGTAGATCTAACCCTGACCAATGGCAGCGCTGTAGATCTAACCCTGACCAATGGCAGCGCTGTAGATCTAACCCTGACCAATGGCAGCGCTGTAGATCTAACCCTGACCAATGGCAGCGCTGTAGATCTAACCCTGACCAATGGCAGCGCTGTAGATCTAACCCTGACCAATGGCAGCGCTGTAGATCTAACCCTGACCAATGGCAGCGCTGTAGATCTAACCCTGACCAATAGCAGCGCTGTAGATCTAACCCTGGCCAATGGCAGCGCTGTAGATCTAACCCTGGCCAATGGCAGCGCTGTAGATCTAACCCTGGCCAATAGCAGCGCTGTAGATCTAACCCTGGCCAATAGCAGCGCTGTAGATCTATCCCTGACCAATAGCAGCGCTGTAGATCTAACCCTGACCAATAGCAGCACTGTAGATCTAACCCTGACCAATGGCAGCGCTGTAGCAGTGTGGTAACTTTATTCTCCTTTATCATTATTCATTGTTTACAGATAAAGTTGTATTTCTGTCACACTGACTAGAAGGTTCTCCACTCGTTGTCGTCTCCGTTGTCTATTTATTTGTCATTATTTATACATGTATTTTCTGTCTGTTTGCAGCTTTTACATTCAGCTTGATATCAGTCGGTAGTGTATAATGACTCACCATGTCTGTATGACACGATGGTGTGTGTGAAAATGCTTAACTTGTATCATTAGTCAAATAGTCGAAATGTAACCATTTAAAAGTGATAGACTGATGTTTCATCTGTAGATGTACCCGAGAGGGTTTCTGTTCGTCTGGTTGTCATATCTGTCAAGTCTTGAGGATGGCGCAATAAACCACTAAAACAAACATACTGAGTCATAGAATTATCGCTGTGTGGATTTGGACTTCACTAAACCAGAGTTCATACATTTATATGGACTTCACTAAACCAGAGTTCATACATTTATATGGCTTCAACACCCTTTGAATGGAGATTGGTGTTTCTTCCAGGATtaggtttaatctgtgtctgggacaCCAGTTTCTAAATGTAAAGTCACAGATCAgcctgcatcacatccggctgtgatcgggagttgggagtcccgtagggcggagcacaatatgcccagcgtcgtccggttttggccggggttaggccgtcattgtgaataagaattagttcttagctgacttgccgagttaaatgaataataataataatttagcagatgttattgtgttaAATCAGAAATAATAAAAGATCAGGAGGGAGCATGTAGTCTGAGGTCAGTTGATGTTCATTCAACCACATTTAGACTCAAGTGACCCTAGTCAGGATTAAACCTGCTCCTGGATTCATCTCATCTGTGAAAACTAGTTTCTCGGCCCCAAATTACATCTCTTCTcctgttgatctaggatcaggttcccctgCCCCCTGGTATCCATGAAGGTtgtcagagtgctgatctaggatcaggttcccctgCCCCCTGGTATCCATGAAGGTtgtcagagtgctgatctaggatcaggttcccctgCCCCCTGGTATTCATGAAGGTtgtcagagtgctgatctaggatcaggttcccctgCCCCCTGGTATCCATGAAGGTtgtcagagtgctgatctaggatcaggttcccctgCCCCCTGGTATCCATGAAGGTtgtcagagtgctgatctaggatcaggttcccctgCCCCCTGGTATTCATGAAGGTtgtcagagtgctgatctaggatcaggttcccctgCCCCCTGGTATCCATGAAGGTtgtcagagtgctgatctaggatcaggttcccctgCCCCCTGGTATTCATGAAGGTtgtcagagtgctgatctaggatcaggttcccctgCCCCCTGGTATTCATGAAGGTtgtcagagtgctgatctaggatcaggttcccctgCCCCCTGGTATTCATGAAGGTtgtcagagtgctgatctaggatcaggttcccctgCCCCCTGGTATTCATGAAGGTtgtcagagtgctgatctaggatcaggttcccctgCCCCCTGGTATTCATGAAGGTtgtcagagtgctgatctaggatcaggttcccctgCCCCCTGGTATTCATGAAGGTtgtcagagtgctgatctaggatcaggttcccctgCCCCCTGGTATTCATGAAGGTtgtcagagtgctgatctaggatcaggttcccctgCCCCCTGGTATTCATGAAGGTtgtcagagtgctgatctaggatcaggttcccctgCCCCCTGGTATTCATGAAGGTtgtcagagtgctgatctaggatcaggttcccctgCCCCCTGGTATTCATGAAGGTtgtcagagtgctgatctaggatcaggttcccctgCCCCCTGGTATTCATGAAGGTtgtcagagtgctgatctaggatcaggttcccctgCCCATTGAATCCCATTCATTCTAATCTAAAAGACAACATGTATCATAGATCATAAtcctttaaaaatatatttattttacctttatttaactaggcaagtcagttaagaacaaattcttattttcaatgacggcctaggaacagtgggttaactggtctaggaacagtgggttaactgccttgttcagtggcagaacgacagatttgtaccttgtcagctcgggggtttgaacttgcaaccttccggttactagtccaacgctttgaTTTAACACACGATCAATGCAGCGTCATCTTTAATAATGAAACACTCAGTAAAACACAAAGAAAAACAACATCTCATTGTAGGGTCAGGTTTTTATTATAAATGGAAACGTCAAATGTAATTTAAAttaaacagaagagagagaagcgACACGTCATGATGTTCAGGTCAGAATGTggactgtgtgtgttctgtcaggtgagctgtgtgttagtagtagAGAGAGGCtacacatacgtgtgtgtgtgtgtggtgggggtagAGGGTTCCGTGGTCCTGGAGAGTTTTGTGACGTGAATCAGAGAAGGGAATCACTATATGGGAACTATGGTAATATCACCAGTAGAGACTTtacctggaagagagagagagagacggagagagagacattgagtaGCAAAATCTTTTTTTACAATTTTGTAATATTTCTATCCTCACCTTCCATGGTGGAGCTGGTCTAGTTATTATATCTCTATGTTCACCTTCCATGGTGGAGCTGGTCTAGTTATTATATCTCTATGTTCACCTTCCATGGTGGAGCTGGTCTAGTTATTATATCTCTATGTTCACCTTCCATAGTGGAGCTGGTCTAGTTATTATATCTCTATGTTCACCTTCCATGGTGGAGCTGGTCTAGTTATTATATCTCTATGTTCACCTTCCATGGTGGAGCTGGTCTAGTTATTATATCTCTATGTTCACCTTCCATGGTGGAGCTGGTCTAGTTATTATATCTCTATGTTTACCTTCCATGGTGGAGCTGGTCAACACGCTGGTGGAAGACGAGTTGCTACCGGACACGGTCATGCCCCCGCCCGATGACATCATCATGGAACCTCCGCCGGACACAGTGCCACCTTCCGATGACACCGTTGCTGGGCCCCCGCCTGACACCATCGCAGCACCTCCtgatgacatcagagctggtccCCCACCGGACACCATTGCGACGCCTCCtgatgacatcagagctggtccCCCACTGGACACCATTGCGACGCCTCCtgatgacatcagagctggtccCCCACCGGACACCATTGCGACGCCTCCtgatgacatcagagctggtccCCCACCGGACACCATTGCGACGCCTCCtgatgacatcagagctggtccCCCACCGGACACCATTGTGACGCCTCCtgatgacatcagagctggtccCCCACCGGACACTATCGCGACGCCTCCtgatgacatcagagctggtccCCCACCGGACACCATTGGGACGCCTCCTGATGACATCAGAGCTGATCCCCCACCGGACACCATTGCGACGCCTCCtgatgacatcagagctggtccCCCACCGGACACCATTGCGACGCCTCCTGCTGATGGCGCTGTGCCGCCTGCTGATGGCGCCGTGCCTCCTGCTGATGGCGCCGTGCCTCCTGCTGATGGCGCCGTGCCTCCTGCTGATGGCGCCGTGCCTCCTGCTGATGGCGCCGTGCCTCCTGCTGATGGGGCGGTGCCTCCTGCTGATGGCACCGTGCCTCCTCCTGATGGGGCCGTGCCGCTTCCTGATGGCGCCGTGCCGCTTGCTGATGGTGCCGTGCCTCCTGCTGATGGGGCCGTGCCTCCTGCTGATGGCGCCGTGCCTCCTGCTGATGGGGCAGTGCCTCCTGCTGATGGCACCGTGCCTCCTCCTGATGGGGCCGTGCCGCTTGCTGATGGCGCCGTGCCGCTTGCTGATGGTGCCGTGCCTCCTGCTGATGGGGCCGTGCCTCCTGCTGATGGCGCCGTGCCTCCTGCTGATGGCGCCGTGCCTCCTGCTGATGGCGCCGTGCCTCCTGCTGATGGCTCCGTGCCTCCACCTGATGGCGCCGTGCCTCCTGCTGATGGGGCCGTGCCTCCTGCTGATGGCGCCGTGCCTCCTGCTGATGGGGCCGTGCCTCCTGCTGATGGCGCCGTGCCTCCTGCTGATGGCGCCGTGCCTCCTGCTGATGGGGACATGCCGCTTGCTGATGGCACCGTGCCTCCTCCTGATGGGGCCGTGCCGCTTGCTGATGGCGCCGTGCCTCCTGCTGATGGCGCCGTGCCTTCTGCTGATGGCGCCGTGCCTCCTGCTGATGGGGCCGTGCCTCCTGCTGATGGGGCCGTGCGTCCTGCTGATGGGGCCGTGCCTCCTGCTGATGGGGCCGTGCCTCCTGCTGATGAGGCCGTGCCTCCTGCTGATGGGGCCGTGCCTCCTGCTGATGGGGCCGTGCCTCCTGCTGATGGGGCCGTGCCTCCTGCTGATGGGGCCGTGCCTCCGGCTGGTGGCGTGCCGCCTACTAATGGCGCCGTGCCTCCTACTGATGGCGCCGTGCCTCCTGCTGATGGCGCCTTGCCTCCTCCTGATGGGGCCGTGCCTCCTCCTGATGGCGCCGTGCCTCCTCCTGATGGCGCCGTGGCTGATCCGCCGCCAGACACCATTGCGGGGCTTCCTAATGACATCATGGCTGGTCCCCTGCCGGACACCATTGCGGCACCTCCTGATGACAGCATGGCTGCCCCGCCCCCAGAACTGCTAGAGGTGGAGCTAGTGGAATGCATCAACATGGAGCTTCCTCCCgtccccactcctcctcccgaGGATTTCACCTCCAACACAGTGGTCCTGGTCACAACAGCCTTACCTGAGTACATAGACAAACGTGTTAATGAGACCTTTAAAACATCTACATATAAAACAATAGTCCGCCCCAGTAGAGTCATATTACCCATAAAAACATAAAAACACCAGAAATGGTTCCAATGATTTTTCATGCCATTAATATTTCACGTCGTGAATTGTACAAACATTTCAAACGAAGCGTGTATTTGGTGTAGGTtgactgtgcattcgga
Protein-coding sequences here:
- the LOC116358965 gene encoding keratin, type I cytoskeletal 9, coding for MSLSGKQRFSANSFSGFGSRKMALSSAGGSSMRSSFGSRMGIGVGGGGASLGFGKGFGDGGGAGFRMSSSSHMAGLGSGMSTGGSGSRMFGGGGGGGFGYGGGVEDTSLGFAGNEKQHMHNLNDRLATYMEKVRQLEATNHQLEEKLKTFTFNKVEAHDLTIYDATLKPLLEQLMGFLIQNTQIAVEIDNAKLTADDFRVKWENELSLRQCVEGDIGGLRNLQREFEMNITAMMQDLQGYENERVSMAKSHEEELLSMRGGMTGQVNVDVQATKSQDLSLMLAEVRSEYEAAVEKNHRQAEAWYMKQVEMKQAESAVVMETTTTTTSEMTELRNRYQTLQMEYQGLRMGMANLEARLLEVQSQFQQRLSGYSGKVMGLEGELTSIRASTTEQSQDYQILLNIKSRLEMEIQQYKYLLEGAGLGGGMVPGGAGLGGGMVPGGADLGGGMVVSGGAGRSAGKAVVTRTTVLEVKSSGGGVGTGGSSMLMHSTSSTSSSSGGGAAMLSSGGAAMVSGRGPAMMSLGSPAMVSGGGSATAPSGGGTAPSGGGTAPSGGGKAPSAGGTAPSVGGTAPLVGGTPPAGGTAPSAGGTAPSAGGTAPSAGGTAPSAGGTASSAGGTAPSAGGTAPSAGRTAPSAGGTAPSAGGTAPSAEGTAPSAGGTAPSASGTAPSGGGTVPSASGMSPSAGGTAPSAGGTAPSAGGTAPSAGGTAPSAGGTAPSAGGTAPSGGGTEPSAGGTAPSAGGTAPSAGGTAPSAGGTAPSAGGTAPSASGTAPSASGTAPSGGGTVPSAGGTAPSAGGTAPSAGGTAPSAGGTAPSASGTAPSGSGTAPSGGGTVPSAGGTAPSAGGTAPSAGGTAPSAGGTAPSAGGTAPSAGGTAPSAGGTAPSAGGVAMVSGGGPALMSSGGVAMVSGGGSALMSSGGVPMVSGGGPALMSSGGVAIVSGGGPALMSSGGVTMVSGGGPALMSSGGVAMVSGGGPALMSSGGVAMVSGGGPALMSSGGVAMVSSGGPALMSSGGVAMVSGGGPALMSSGGAAMVSGGGPATVSSEGGTVSGGGSMMMSSGGGMTVSGSNSSSTSVLTSSTMEGKVSTGDITIVPI